From a region of the Panicum virgatum strain AP13 chromosome 2K, P.virgatum_v5, whole genome shotgun sequence genome:
- the LOC120696073 gene encoding uncharacterized protein LOC120696073, translated as MGGTPRSSIGHILPGAGFLAVGLWHLFSHIRLFSLRPDAYVAPVWFPAPRFRHLELILVIAGSAVEFAMEMFVGHSTFLPFDADGSIPSDRLHNHEHAIICLALLVYAASALHLDRVRARRRDALSLLLVAAVFAQELLVFHFHSTDHAGLEGQFHRLLQLVVAACLATALLGVAFPRSFAVSLVRSACIAFHGVWLMVIGAMVWVPSRVPRGCSLVREDGRDTVRCHSEASLHRAKALANLQFGWYLTFMTVFVVALYLYVCRRYPAEAAYVRVPEAGEEEDHLAVGRKCGAVRCGDDVRHGFTPLEMEV; from the coding sequence ATGGGCGGCACGCCGCGCAGCAGCATTGGCCACATCCTGCCCGGCGCCGGCTTCTTGGCGGTCGGCCTGTGGCACCTGTTCAGCCACATCAGGCTCTTCTCCCTGCGCCCGGACGCGTACGTCGCGCCGGTCTGGTTCCCCGCGCCGCGCTTCCGCCACCTCGAGCTCATCCTCGTCATCGCCGGCAGCGCCGTCGAGTTCGCCATGGAGATGTTCGTCGGCCACTCCACCTTCCTGCCGTTCGACGCCGACGGCTCCATCCCGTCGGACCGCCTGCACAACCACGAGCACGCCATCATCTGCCTCGCGCTCCTCGTCTACGCGGCCTCGGCGCTGCACCTCGACCGCGTCCGGGCGCGGCGCCGCGACGCGCTCTCCctgctcctcgtcgccgccgtcttCGCGCAGGAGCTGCTCGTGTTCCACTTCCACTCCACCGACCACGCCGgcctcgaggggcagttccacCGGCTCCTGCAGCTCGTCGTCGCCGCGTGCCTCGCCACGGCGCTCCTGGGCGTCGCCTTCCCGCGGAGCTTCGCGGTGAGCCTGGTCCGGTCGGCGTGCATCGCGTTCCACGGCGTGTGGCTCATGGTCATCGGCGCCATGGTGTGGGTGCCGAGCCGTGTGCCCAGGGGTTGCTCCCTCGTTCGGGAGGACGGCCGCGACACCGTGCGCTGCCACAGCGAGGCCAGCCTGCATCGCGCCAAGGCCCTCGCCAACCTGCAGTTCGGGTGGTACCTGACCTTCATGACGGTGTTCGTCGTCGCCCTATACCTGTACGTGTGCAGGAGGTATCCTGCGGAGGCAGCGTACGTGCGGGTGCCGGAAGCCGGCGAAGAGGAGGACCACCTGGCCGTGGGGCGCAAGTGCGGGGCGGTGCGCTGCGGCGACGATGTCCGCCATGGATTCACCCCGTTGGAGATGGAGGTGTAA